A genomic stretch from Pontivivens ytuae includes:
- a CDS encoding YbcC family protein, with the protein MTLSLSSEALAAATDAAARAIPPVWPLASSVAVNPFLGQTGEGLADVAARLGRVAGAPVTMDRTWYAARIADGTITDEDLTAALATAPAGAPADLAALRTSAGAERAAPEALPTIADLAAEASGTDWPGLLAERIGAWTAGYFDQGQALWAAPKGRGAYAAWREVATHDLTPEIAGLAGFAQFVADAPETASAATARAIETLGLMDDALETYLHQLLLSLGGWAQYARYTLWQAELAGEHDATITDLLAIRLLWEEALFTQHADQIAARWAEVRTAHAAPLAPTADHVIDAILQEAAERAAQRELAQTFAAPAPAASDSRPALQAAFCIDVRSEIFRRGLEAVDPNIRTLGFAGFFGLPVAHKSFASDVEERRLPVLLNPGVSTTAAGEEEADLTARFKARAARAWGRFKLAAVSSFAFVEATGPIYAGKLVRDALGLAPSSAPAEPAPRLDPALDLDARTDAAETVLRAMSLTSNFARLILLAGHGANVVNNPHASGLHCGACGGYSGEVNARLLAALLNDAEVRAALRPRGIEVPADTLFLGALHDTTTDAVTIYADDHPSKDHANDLRQAESWLATAGQSTRAERALRLPRAAGEGDIAIRSRDWAETRPEWALAGCKAFVAAPRQRTAGKSLAGRAFLHDYDWRQDESFSVLELIMTAPVVVASWISLQYYGSTVAPTLFGSGNKLLHNVTGGIGVIEGNGGTLRAGLPWQSVHDGEGHVHDPLRLSVCIEAPREAMAEILGRHDGVRALFDNRWLHLFALDETGRMAWRYAGDLQWEPVEHAAEATPELKAAG; encoded by the coding sequence ATGACCCTCTCGCTTTCTTCCGAAGCGCTCGCCGCCGCCACCGACGCCGCCGCCCGGGCGATCCCGCCGGTCTGGCCGCTCGCCTCCTCCGTCGCGGTGAACCCGTTCCTCGGCCAGACCGGGGAGGGCCTTGCGGATGTCGCCGCCCGGCTCGGCCGCGTCGCCGGAGCGCCGGTCACCATGGACCGCACGTGGTATGCCGCGCGCATCGCCGACGGCACCATCACCGATGAGGACCTGACCGCGGCCCTCGCCACCGCCCCGGCGGGCGCCCCGGCCGACCTCGCTGCCCTGCGCACCTCCGCGGGGGCCGAGCGTGCCGCCCCCGAAGCCCTGCCCACCATCGCCGATCTCGCGGCGGAGGCGTCGGGCACCGACTGGCCCGGCCTCCTCGCCGAGCGGATCGGCGCCTGGACCGCCGGCTATTTCGACCAGGGCCAGGCGCTCTGGGCCGCGCCGAAGGGCAGGGGGGCCTATGCCGCCTGGCGCGAGGTCGCGACCCACGACCTGACGCCAGAGATCGCGGGCCTCGCAGGCTTCGCCCAGTTCGTCGCCGACGCGCCGGAGACGGCCTCCGCCGCCACCGCCCGCGCCATCGAGACGCTGGGCCTGATGGATGACGCGCTGGAGACCTACCTCCACCAGCTCCTGCTCTCCCTTGGCGGCTGGGCGCAGTATGCGCGCTACACCCTCTGGCAGGCGGAGCTCGCTGGCGAGCATGACGCGACCATCACCGACCTGCTCGCGATCCGGCTGCTGTGGGAGGAGGCGCTCTTCACCCAGCACGCCGACCAGATCGCCGCGCGGTGGGCGGAGGTGCGCACCGCCCACGCCGCCCCGCTCGCCCCGACCGCGGATCACGTCATCGACGCCATTCTGCAGGAGGCCGCCGAGCGCGCCGCCCAGCGGGAGCTCGCGCAGACCTTCGCGGCGCCAGCGCCCGCGGCCTCCGACAGCCGCCCCGCGCTGCAGGCCGCGTTCTGCATCGACGTCCGGTCGGAGATCTTCCGCCGCGGGCTGGAGGCCGTCGATCCCAACATCCGCACGCTCGGCTTCGCGGGCTTCTTCGGCCTGCCGGTCGCGCACAAGTCCTTCGCCTCCGATGTCGAGGAGCGGCGGCTGCCGGTGCTCCTGAACCCCGGCGTCTCCACCACCGCGGCGGGCGAGGAGGAAGCGGATCTCACCGCCCGCTTCAAGGCCCGCGCCGCCCGCGCCTGGGGCCGGTTCAAGCTCGCCGCCGTCTCCTCCTTCGCCTTTGTCGAGGCGACGGGCCCGATCTACGCAGGCAAGCTGGTGCGCGACGCGCTGGGCCTTGCGCCCTCGTCCGCGCCCGCTGAACCCGCCCCGCGCCTCGACCCCGCGCTCGATCTCGACGCGCGGACCGACGCGGCGGAGACGGTGCTGCGCGCCATGTCCCTCACGAGCAACTTCGCCCGGCTGATCCTGCTCGCGGGCCACGGGGCCAACGTGGTCAACAACCCCCACGCCAGCGGCCTCCACTGCGGCGCCTGCGGCGGCTATTCCGGCGAGGTCAACGCCCGCCTGCTCGCAGCCCTGCTCAACGATGCGGAGGTGCGCGCGGCACTCCGGCCGCGGGGGATCGAGGTTCCGGCGGACACTCTCTTCCTCGGCGCGCTGCACGACACCACGACGGACGCCGTCACGATCTATGCCGACGACCACCCGTCGAAGGACCATGCCAACGACCTCCGCCAAGCCGAGAGCTGGCTCGCCACCGCCGGGCAGAGCACCCGGGCCGAGCGGGCGCTGCGCCTGCCGCGCGCCGCGGGGGAGGGGGACATCGCGATCCGCAGCCGCGACTGGGCCGAGACCCGCCCCGAATGGGCGCTCGCCGGGTGCAAGGCCTTCGTCGCTGCACCACGCCAGCGGACCGCGGGCAAGAGCCTCGCCGGCCGCGCCTTCCTCCACGACTACGACTGGCGGCAGGACGAGAGCTTCAGCGTGCTGGAGCTCATCATGACCGCGCCCGTCGTGGTCGCGAGCTGGATCAGCCTGCAGTATTACGGCTCGACCGTGGCGCCGACGCTCTTCGGCTCGGGCAACAAGCTCCTGCACAACGTCACGGGCGGCATCGGCGTGATCGAGGGGAACGGCGGCACCCTGCGCGCCGGGCTGCCCTGGCAGTCGGTCCACGATGGCGAGGGCCATGTTCACGACCCGCTGCGCCTGTCGGTCTGCATCGAGGCTCCGCGCGAGGCGATGGCCGAGATCCTCGGCCGCCATGACGGCGTGCGCGCACTCTTCGACAACCGCTGGCTCCACCTCTTCGCGCTCGACGAGACGGGCCGGATGGCCTGGCGCTACGCGGGCGATCTGCAATGGGAGCCGGTGGAGCACGCCGCCGAAGCAACGCCGGAGCTCAAGGCCGCCGGCTAA
- a CDS encoding DUF4178 domain-containing protein yields the protein MTRPESFNCTNCGAGLSVLGGGRVRAHVCSYCGAELDAQDGYKVIAQFRDMPRPESPLAIGMTGEVYGVPFTVIGTIAWRERYGGRTWTWVDHQVFSWTHGYAWITWEDGHLVFTRKIRDLPAPAFISARTIENAESRPAAHLGRTRYRYYGSGRPEATFIEGEFNYTPKLDEDSFYVSLMGDDQMLTMRETGKEREYELSRHLDRAATFASFRIAAKDWRRPSGVHPLQAFRRSSLALFARNLTLAGAAAAVVLSFALGAAGTRIAQSGEVSVRNPLTLPFEVTAPQGLTEISIWSDVSNSWAWYEVELYDAEDEPVAAFDDGMGYYFGRDSDGRWTEGSRWARAHLLLPPGNYTLEMAQSEAAVDWQGGQLAQRMAVEVTQGKPATRWLWYLAFAFLAVGGGMLVQRTIHNTRRWSGSDWSDD from the coding sequence ATGACGCGGCCCGAGAGCTTCAACTGCACCAATTGCGGCGCCGGGCTCAGCGTGCTCGGCGGCGGTCGCGTCCGCGCCCATGTCTGCTCCTATTGCGGGGCGGAACTCGACGCGCAGGACGGCTACAAGGTCATTGCGCAGTTCCGCGACATGCCCCGGCCCGAAAGCCCGCTCGCCATCGGCATGACAGGCGAGGTCTATGGCGTGCCCTTCACCGTGATCGGCACGATCGCCTGGCGGGAACGCTATGGCGGGCGGACCTGGACCTGGGTCGACCACCAGGTCTTCTCCTGGACCCACGGCTATGCCTGGATCACGTGGGAGGACGGCCACCTCGTCTTCACCCGCAAGATCCGCGATCTGCCGGCCCCCGCCTTCATCTCCGCCCGCACGATCGAGAATGCGGAGAGCCGCCCCGCCGCCCATCTGGGCCGCACGCGCTATCGCTATTACGGCTCCGGCCGGCCCGAGGCGACGTTCATCGAGGGTGAGTTCAACTACACGCCCAAGCTCGACGAGGACTCTTTCTATGTCTCGCTGATGGGCGACGACCAGATGCTGACGATGCGCGAGACCGGGAAGGAGCGGGAATACGAGCTCTCCCGCCACCTCGACCGCGCGGCGACCTTCGCGAGCTTCCGCATCGCGGCGAAGGACTGGCGGCGTCCCTCGGGCGTGCACCCGCTGCAGGCGTTCCGCCGCTCCTCCCTCGCGCTCTTTGCCCGCAACCTGACGCTCGCCGGGGCCGCGGCCGCCGTCGTTCTGAGCTTCGCGCTCGGCGCCGCCGGCACGCGGATCGCCCAGTCGGGCGAGGTCAGCGTCCGCAACCCGCTCACGCTGCCCTTCGAGGTCACGGCCCCGCAGGGCCTCACCGAGATCTCCATCTGGTCCGACGTCTCCAACAGCTGGGCCTGGTACGAGGTCGAGCTCTACGATGCAGAGGACGAGCCCGTCGCTGCCTTCGATGATGGCATGGGCTACTATTTCGGCCGCGACTCCGATGGCCGCTGGACGGAGGGCTCCCGCTGGGCGCGCGCGCACCTCCTCCTGCCGCCGGGCAACTACACGCTGGAGATGGCGCAGTCCGAGGCCGCGGTGGACTGGCAGGGCGGCCAGCTCGCACAGCGCATGGCCGTCGAGGTGACGCAAGGCAAGCCCGCCACCCGCTGGCTCTGGTATCTCGCGTTCGCCTTCCTCGCCGTCGGCGGCGGGATGCTTGTGCAGCGGACCATCCACAACACCCGCCGCTGGTCCGGCAGCGACTGGAGCGACGACTGA
- a CDS encoding alpha-D-ribose 1-methylphosphonate 5-triphosphate diphosphatase, translated as MFRVIGATVILPNGVARCEVSVEDGRIAALDAPATPGEVKVDGRGKVLAPALIDIHGDAFERQMMPRPGVMFPLDPAVLETDRQLGANGIATAFHAVTLGWEPGLRSVEQGRAFCAALERLGPRLTVENAIQLRWETFAFEAVDLIEEVLAGPLPAAIAFNDHTSMSMLDPSIRIQDRPFEQAADYPAVSFDAPHLPRKMAGSAKRAGLDIEPYLERMGDIWTRRAEVPAVIERVAAAGREAGVGMLSHDDTQDETRTFYRGLGARISEFPMRIPVAEAAKAAGDAIAFGAPNVVRGGSHIGSPSAAEMVEAGLCDMLASDYYYPAMLAAVARLHEEKRAPLDKLWRLVSAGPAEAMHLPERGEIAVGQRADLVLLDWPEGETPAVRRTWVKGRLAYSAG; from the coding sequence ATGTTTCGGGTGATCGGGGCGACGGTGATCCTGCCGAACGGCGTGGCGCGCTGCGAGGTGAGCGTCGAGGACGGGCGGATCGCGGCGCTCGACGCCCCGGCAACGCCGGGCGAGGTGAAGGTGGACGGGCGCGGCAAGGTGCTGGCACCCGCGCTCATAGACATCCACGGCGACGCGTTCGAGCGGCAGATGATGCCGCGGCCCGGCGTGATGTTCCCCCTCGATCCGGCCGTGCTGGAGACCGACCGCCAGCTTGGGGCGAACGGGATCGCGACGGCGTTCCATGCGGTGACGCTGGGCTGGGAGCCGGGCCTGCGCTCCGTCGAGCAGGGGCGCGCGTTCTGCGCGGCGCTGGAGCGGCTCGGGCCGAGGCTGACGGTGGAGAACGCGATCCAGCTGCGGTGGGAGACCTTCGCCTTCGAGGCGGTGGACCTGATCGAGGAGGTGCTGGCCGGCCCCCTGCCTGCCGCCATCGCCTTCAACGATCACACGTCGATGTCGATGCTCGACCCGTCGATCCGCATCCAGGACCGGCCGTTCGAACAGGCGGCGGACTACCCGGCGGTGAGCTTCGACGCGCCGCATCTGCCGCGCAAGATGGCGGGCTCGGCCAAGCGGGCGGGGCTCGACATCGAGCCCTATCTCGAGCGGATGGGCGACATCTGGACCCGGCGGGCGGAGGTGCCCGCGGTGATCGAGCGGGTGGCGGCGGCCGGCCGCGAGGCCGGGGTCGGCATGCTGAGCCACGACGATACGCAGGACGAGACGCGGACCTTCTATCGCGGGCTCGGCGCGCGGATCAGCGAGTTTCCCATGCGGATCCCGGTCGCCGAGGCGGCGAAGGCGGCGGGCGACGCCATCGCCTTCGGCGCGCCCAACGTCGTGCGCGGCGGCAGCCATATCGGCTCGCCCTCCGCGGCGGAGATGGTGGAGGCGGGGCTCTGCGATATGCTCGCCTCGGACTACTACTACCCCGCGATGCTGGCCGCGGTGGCGCGCTTGCATGAGGAGAAGCGCGCACCGCTCGACAAGCTGTGGCGGCTGGTCTCGGCAGGACCGGCGGAGGCGATGCACCTGCCCGAACGGGGCGAGATCGCGGTGGGCCAGCGCGCCGACCTCGTGCTGCTCGACTGGCCCGAAGGCGAGACGCCGGCGGTGCGGCGGACCTGGGTGAAGGGGCGGCTCGCCTACTCCGCGGGCTGA
- a CDS encoding DUF350 domain-containing protein has protein sequence MNPFETIIFAEIVATIFYTALGVGLLIVSWIVIEWLTPFSLRREVEEEQNMAIAVLMGSLFLAISILIAAVIVSG, from the coding sequence ATGAACCCATTCGAGACCATCATCTTCGCCGAGATCGTGGCGACGATCTTCTACACCGCCCTCGGCGTCGGCCTGCTCATCGTAAGCTGGATCGTCATCGAGTGGCTTACCCCCTTCTCCCTGCGCCGCGAGGTGGAGGAGGAGCAGAACATGGCCATCGCGGTGCTGATGGGCAGCCTGTTCCTCGCCATATCGATCCTGATCGCGGCGGTGATCGTCAGCGGATGA
- a CDS encoding polyamine aminopropyltransferase, whose protein sequence is MTRPAAEAQGLWLLAATFAVAVAGLVYELIAGAVSSYLLGDSVTQFSLVIGVFMTSMGLGAWASRYVTEAERGFVLSQVLLGIVGGFSAPILFLAYGWLDGLGLLLFSLVVAIGALSGLEIPLITRILHTRQAMQHTLSSVLTADYAGALVAAVLFPLVIVPQLGLMAASLVFGVLNLVVAGISLWLFRERIGWLIRGFWLGGLVACSAALIWTDRLVSLADTAMFEDDVILSEETPYQRIVVTRFGDRTRLFLNGSIQFDSLDEHRYHETLVHPMMSRLPRRTSILILGGGDGMAAREVLRWPDVEEVVLVDLDPRVTELFRNVPHLAALNDRALNDPRVEIIADDAWQFADEDRRVFDAIVLDLPDPRDFSVSKLYSREFYARLVERLSPRGALVTQAGSPVFAREAFWSIDRTLDETRDPQRPGGTLSTTAYHAYVPSFGTWGFVLARPGPLRDPDPLPEGLQFYHADLWPGLTTFGHDTAPLEVETNTILSHALVRYYEDGWARWFR, encoded by the coding sequence ATGACCCGCCCGGCGGCCGAGGCGCAGGGGCTCTGGCTGCTGGCGGCCACCTTCGCGGTGGCCGTGGCCGGGCTGGTCTACGAGCTCATCGCGGGTGCGGTGTCGAGCTACCTGCTCGGCGACAGCGTCACGCAGTTCTCCCTCGTCATCGGCGTCTTCATGACCTCCATGGGGCTGGGCGCCTGGGCCTCGCGCTACGTGACGGAGGCGGAGCGGGGCTTCGTCCTCTCCCAGGTCCTGCTCGGCATCGTGGGCGGCTTCTCCGCACCGATCCTGTTCCTCGCCTATGGCTGGCTCGACGGGCTGGGGCTGCTGCTCTTCTCGCTGGTGGTCGCCATCGGCGCGCTCTCGGGGCTGGAGATCCCGCTCATCACCCGCATCCTGCACACGCGTCAGGCGATGCAGCACACGCTCTCCAGCGTGCTGACGGCGGATTATGCCGGGGCGCTGGTCGCCGCCGTGCTCTTCCCGCTGGTGATCGTCCCGCAACTGGGGCTGATGGCGGCGAGCCTCGTCTTCGGCGTGCTCAATCTCGTCGTCGCGGGCATCTCGCTGTGGCTCTTTCGCGAGCGCATCGGCTGGCTGATCCGCGGCTTCTGGCTCGGCGGGCTCGTTGCCTGTTCCGCGGCGCTGATCTGGACCGACCGCCTCGTCTCCCTCGCCGATACGGCGATGTTCGAGGATGACGTGATCCTCAGCGAGGAGACGCCCTATCAGCGCATCGTCGTCACCCGCTTCGGCGACCGGACGCGGCTGTTTCTCAACGGCTCGATCCAGTTCGACAGCCTCGATGAGCACCGCTACCACGAGACGCTGGTCCACCCCATGATGAGCCGCCTGCCGCGCCGCACCTCCATCCTGATCCTCGGCGGCGGTGACGGCATGGCCGCGCGCGAGGTGCTGCGCTGGCCGGATGTGGAGGAGGTCGTTCTGGTTGACCTCGACCCCCGCGTGACCGAGCTCTTCCGCAACGTGCCCCACCTCGCCGCCCTCAACGACCGCGCGCTGAACGACCCGCGCGTCGAGATCATCGCCGACGATGCCTGGCAGTTCGCGGACGAGGACCGGCGGGTATTCGACGCCATCGTCCTCGACCTGCCGGATCCGCGCGATTTCTCGGTCTCGAAGCTCTATTCCCGCGAGTTCTACGCCCGCCTCGTCGAGCGCCTGTCACCACGCGGCGCGCTCGTCACCCAAGCGGGCTCTCCCGTCTTCGCGCGGGAGGCGTTCTGGTCCATCGACCGCACGCTGGACGAGACCCGTGATCCGCAGCGCCCGGGCGGCACGCTCTCCACGACCGCCTACCACGCCTACGTGCCGAGCTTCGGCACCTGGGGTTTCGTGCTCGCGCGCCCCGGCCCGTTGCGCGACCCCGATCCGCTGCCCGAGGGCCTGCAGTTCTATCATGCGGATCTGTGGCCGGGCCTCACCACCTTCGGCCACGACACGGCACCGCTGGAGGTCGAGACCAACACCATCCTCTCCCACGCCCTCGTCCGCTACTACGAGGACGGCTGGGCGCGCTGGTTCCGGTAG
- a CDS encoding DUF4178 domain-containing protein, whose product MALDSFNCANCGAPLAPRLAQSKMIDCAHCHSTSVLMDDGFRLAGSGGVMHDMPSLVTLVRDVAVEGLRLTPLGHARYDYGRGWWDEYWCIDQNDDGWWLSVDEGDYAIEQPLPRALWPRGFRPRLGTPVAIDGTDYRVTEAETAECIAVRGELPEVLSVGEKHLYFDLSGPERALATVETWEGGEAWTRGRWVDPWDVQTL is encoded by the coding sequence ATGGCGCTCGACAGCTTCAACTGTGCGAATTGCGGTGCGCCGCTGGCCCCGCGCCTTGCGCAGTCCAAGATGATCGACTGCGCCCATTGCCATTCCACCAGCGTGCTGATGGATGACGGGTTCCGCCTCGCGGGCTCCGGCGGGGTGATGCACGACATGCCATCCCTCGTCACCCTCGTTCGCGACGTGGCCGTCGAGGGCCTGCGGCTCACACCCCTCGGCCATGCCCGCTACGACTACGGCCGCGGCTGGTGGGACGAATACTGGTGCATCGACCAGAACGATGACGGCTGGTGGCTCAGCGTCGATGAGGGCGACTACGCCATCGAGCAGCCCTTGCCCCGCGCCCTCTGGCCCCGCGGCTTCCGCCCGCGCCTCGGCACGCCGGTCGCCATCGACGGCACCGATTACCGCGTCACCGAGGCCGAAACCGCCGAATGCATCGCCGTGCGCGGCGAACTGCCAGAGGTGCTGAGCGTCGGCGAAAAGCACCTCTATTTCGACCTCTCCGGCCCCGAGCGCGCGCTTGCCACCGTCGAGACCTGGGAGGGCGGCGAGGCCTGGACCCGCGGCCGCTGGGTCGATCCGTGGGACGTGCAGACCCTATGA
- a CDS encoding proton-conducting transporter membrane subunit: MLLAFLPLLAPLALILAAFLAFRGPEQRPGSVLKTVELAALAAFGVAVLSAITLIAAGSGNSPLIGVAGLGLSIRLDALSAVMLLLVTFVGWVVLRYAATYMDGEARQGSFTGWLCATLAAVMLLVTAGSLLQLVAAWIATSLFLHKLLLHYPERVAAQRAARKKYVTARLGDAALIGAAILLLIQYGTGDIAEILAAARLGEGGGIAVAVAILLAVAALLKSAQFPTHGWLTEVMETPTPVSALLHAGVINAGGFLLIRFADVMLLSPGVLAVLVMIGGFTALFGGLVMLTQPAVKTSLAWSTVAQMGFMILQCGLALFPLALLHIVAHSLYKAHAFLASGMAVEGVASIRRPGPVAIPNGAAVGRAFLLALAIYAVVGLIFGFTGKSPQAIALGAILIFGVAYLLAQGLADAAPRILTRRTAAYSVAAAIGYFALQTAAEGLMSGTLPPTPAPGPLEWALIVLALVSFGLVAVAQAMFPLWAYHPAAAGLRVHLSNGLYANAVFDRLLGGWSSRSTS; encoded by the coding sequence ATGCTGCTCGCCTTCCTGCCGCTTCTGGCACCCCTCGCGCTGATCCTCGCCGCGTTTCTCGCCTTTCGCGGGCCGGAGCAGCGCCCCGGCTCCGTGCTCAAGACCGTGGAGCTCGCGGCGCTCGCCGCCTTTGGCGTCGCCGTCCTCTCGGCCATCACACTGATCGCGGCGGGCAGCGGTAACAGCCCGCTGATCGGCGTCGCAGGGCTCGGCCTCTCGATCCGGCTCGATGCGCTGAGCGCCGTGATGCTCCTCCTCGTCACCTTCGTCGGTTGGGTCGTGCTGCGCTATGCGGCCACCTACATGGACGGCGAGGCGCGGCAGGGTAGCTTCACCGGCTGGCTCTGCGCCACGCTTGCCGCCGTCATGCTGCTGGTGACGGCGGGCAGCCTGCTGCAACTGGTCGCCGCCTGGATCGCGACGAGCCTCTTCCTCCACAAGCTCCTGCTGCACTACCCCGAGCGGGTGGCGGCCCAGCGGGCGGCGCGCAAGAAATACGTGACCGCGCGCCTCGGCGATGCCGCGCTGATCGGCGCCGCGATCCTCCTGCTTATCCAGTATGGCACCGGCGACATTGCCGAGATCCTGGCCGCCGCGCGCCTTGGTGAGGGCGGGGGCATCGCCGTCGCCGTCGCGATCCTGCTCGCCGTCGCGGCCCTCCTGAAATCCGCCCAGTTCCCCACCCATGGCTGGCTGACCGAGGTGATGGAGACGCCGACGCCGGTCTCCGCTCTCCTCCACGCCGGGGTGATCAACGCGGGTGGCTTCCTGCTGATCCGCTTCGCCGACGTGATGCTGCTCTCGCCCGGCGTGCTGGCCGTGCTCGTAATGATCGGTGGGTTCACGGCGCTCTTCGGCGGGCTGGTGATGCTGACCCAGCCGGCGGTGAAGACCTCGCTCGCCTGGTCCACGGTCGCCCAGATGGGCTTTATGATCCTGCAATGCGGCCTCGCGCTCTTCCCGCTCGCACTGCTGCACATCGTGGCGCACTCGCTCTACAAGGCGCATGCGTTCCTCGCCTCCGGCATGGCGGTGGAGGGCGTGGCCTCGATCCGGCGGCCGGGTCCGGTGGCGATCCCGAACGGGGCCGCGGTGGGCCGCGCCTTCCTGCTGGCCCTGGCGATCTACGCCGTGGTGGGCTTGATCTTCGGCTTCACCGGCAAGTCGCCGCAGGCGATCGCGCTGGGCGCCATCCTGATCTTCGGCGTCGCCTACCTGCTGGCGCAGGGGCTCGCCGATGCCGCGCCGCGCATCCTGACGCGCCGCACCGCCGCCTATTCGGTGGCCGCCGCCATCGGCTACTTCGCGCTGCAGACCGCGGCGGAGGGCCTGATGTCCGGCACCCTGCCGCCGACGCCTGCGCCGGGGCCGCTGGAATGGGCGCTGATCGTGCTCGCCCTCGTCAGCTTCGGCCTCGTGGCGGTCGCACAGGCCATGTTCCCGCTCTGGGCCTACCACCCGGCGGCGGCGGGCCTGCGCGTCCACCTCTCGAACGGGCTCTACGCCAACGCGGTGTTCGACCGGCTGCTCGGCGGCTGGTCCAGCCGGTCCACGTCCTGA
- a CDS encoding MBL fold metallo-hydrolase has translation MTTFRNLALTLALMPGMALADDLTVHSYASQVRDVDSVNTHWFETEAGTVLIDTQRLLPEAERALRHLRATTAQPVTAIIISHAHTDHYGGLPVWLEAFPEAEVITDATTLASIRTDGRGFIEMRNQRHGDRFPTQEVLTEAVADATVVSDGEVREIGGTTLRFDIFGPSEAESTLTVTVEEADLAFIGDLVNVGAPAVPFEDVEAWLDQLDTLATRYDAKDQLHIGHGPSPVDLDEVAAQRVFLTALRDRVANALDGDDVMTPEETDGIVFSMEADWPFLEGVAGNTRQEVLAFAAERVALQLGGTVGEAS, from the coding sequence ATGACCACCTTCCGCAACCTCGCCCTGACCCTCGCGCTCATGCCGGGCATGGCGCTCGCCGACGATCTGACCGTGCACAGCTATGCGAGCCAGGTCCGCGACGTCGACAGCGTCAACACCCACTGGTTCGAGACAGAGGCCGGCACCGTCCTCATCGACACCCAGCGCCTGTTGCCGGAGGCCGAGCGCGCCCTACGCCACCTGCGCGCCACCACCGCGCAGCCGGTGACCGCCATCATCATCAGCCACGCCCACACCGACCACTACGGCGGTCTGCCCGTCTGGCTCGAGGCGTTCCCGGAGGCCGAGGTGATCACCGATGCCACCACGCTCGCCTCGATCCGCACCGATGGCCGCGGCTTCATCGAGATGCGCAACCAGCGCCACGGCGACCGCTTCCCGACGCAGGAGGTGCTGACGGAAGCCGTGGCCGACGCCACCGTCGTCTCCGACGGAGAGGTGCGCGAGATCGGCGGCACCACGCTCCGCTTCGACATCTTCGGTCCGAGCGAGGCGGAATCCACCCTCACCGTCACGGTCGAGGAGGCCGACCTCGCCTTCATCGGCGACCTGGTGAATGTCGGCGCGCCCGCCGTCCCGTTCGAGGATGTGGAGGCCTGGCTCGACCAGCTCGACACGCTCGCGACCCGCTACGACGCGAAGGACCAGCTGCATATCGGCCACGGCCCGTCGCCGGTGGATCTGGACGAGGTCGCGGCCCAACGCGTCTTCCTCACCGCCCTACGCGACCGGGTGGCGAACGCGCTCGACGGGGACGACGTGATGACGCCGGAGGAGACCGACGGCATCGTCTTCTCGATGGAGGCCGACTGGCCCTTCCTCGAAGGTGTCGCCGGCAACACGCGGCAGGAGGTGCTGGCCTTCGCGGCCGAGCGTGTGGCGCTCCAGCTCGGCGGCACGGTGGGCGAGGCGAGCTGA
- a CDS encoding TetR/AcrR family transcriptional regulator produces the protein MVGIRKFDEAKLIKDAMRTFWARGAAATTMADLAMATGVQRGSLYNAYGDRETLLIAALDLYATRWRAQAVQALTDPEPEAAVAGFLQVHTDRMADPGNPPGCLMTEVSMELADLSEAVAQRVAMHFQQTEDALQAYFEAAQGRGALHPPLQPRPSARFVVATSRGMAVMHKAHGGRIDVVEDVAASASLLFRRPR, from the coding sequence ATGGTCGGCATCCGGAAATTCGACGAGGCAAAGCTGATCAAGGACGCGATGCGCACCTTCTGGGCGCGGGGTGCGGCGGCGACCACGATGGCGGACCTCGCGATGGCGACGGGGGTGCAGCGCGGCAGCCTTTACAACGCCTATGGCGACAGGGAGACGCTGCTGATCGCGGCGCTCGACCTCTATGCCACGCGGTGGCGGGCGCAAGCGGTGCAGGCGCTCACCGATCCGGAGCCAGAGGCGGCGGTGGCGGGGTTCCTGCAGGTCCACACCGACCGCATGGCCGATCCTGGCAACCCGCCGGGCTGCCTGATGACGGAGGTCTCGATGGAGCTCGCCGATCTGTCGGAGGCGGTGGCGCAGCGGGTCGCGATGCACTTCCAACAGACCGAGGACGCGCTGCAGGCGTACTTCGAGGCGGCGCAGGGGCGTGGGGCGTTACACCCTCCGCTCCAGCCCCGGCCCAGCGCGCGCTTCGTCGTCGCCACCAGCCGCGGGATGGCGGTGATGCACAAGGCCCATGGCGGGCGGATCGACGTGGTGGAGGATGTGGCAGCCTCGGCCAGCCTGCTCTTTCGCCGGCCGAGGTGA